The genomic region GTACAGTACTAGGCCGCCGACGCTATCTAAAAGATATCAATTCAAGAAACCAGGTGGTACGTGGTGCTGCAGAAAGAAACGCGGTGAATGCACCAATCCAGGGTAGTGCAGCAGATATCATAAAACTAGCCATGATCAATATTCATAACAAACTGAAGGTTGGAAACTATAAAACACGCATGCTGTTACAGGTTCATGATGAACTGGTATTCGACGCTCACAAGGAAGAACTGGAAGAGATGAAAACCATGATTCGAACAGAAATGGAGAATGCCTACAAACTGCAGGTGCCGTTAGATGTAGAAATTGGAATTGGACAGAACTGGTTGGAGGCTCACTAGAAAACAATAAACATTCTTAACTAAAAAACCTCCTTAGTAATACTAACGAGGTTTTTTGACTAACACTATAAACTACTTCTTACTATTAAATCACTTTGGTATACTCCAGCATCAAAATTCTGATTTCAGAAGCTCTCGTATTACCGGGATCATTTACATATTGATCTGATTCAATTTTGCTAACATCAAAAGCGAAAGTTCCAGATCCAAGATCGATCGCTTTTTCATGTGTATAATCAGATCCATTGATACTAATGTTCAGTATCAGTTTATTATCCACAACATTCCAGGTTCCAGAATCCATTCTATCTGTTAAACAGGAGAAGTCATCTCCATCTCCAGATTCAAAACTCATGCTGGCATTGTTACTTACAAACGTACCATTAGCATCAAATGTTATACTCATTGTGTTAAAACAATCAGTTTCATCCAGAAGATTTTTGCTCCCACCCGGAGTAGAGTCGAGATCAACTTCCACATCTGCCATCATTTTCGTTAGATCCCAGCTTCCAACCATATCTGCGGTAGTAACCGTGGTTGCGTTACTAATCTTTAACTGAGATTCCTGAGAAATATCTTCTTTACTACAACTTTGAGATAAAAGTCCAGCGAGTAGGAGCCAGCAAAACACTCTAACATTCATTATTCGTTTCATGATATATATTTAGGGATTACAAACATACAGCAGAATGTTAAAAATTAAGGAATCCTTAACATCAAAAATTGACTTTAAACGCACAAAAAAGTACTTTATCGATCTAAAACGCATCCAAAACTCATTATTGAAGTCCGTTACTTACGTTTTGAGGTATCCTTTGAAAGAATCAAGCCTTAAAATTCTTAGAATTTATCATACTGAAAACCAGCTGATTTAAGTCAGATTAAATTTTAATAGTGCTGTTTGCTATATGAATTTATAATTGTACATTTGCACCCCTGTTTTCCCGATTGAGATTCGGGTAAACGGGATTGGAATGTTTAATAATTAGTAAAATCAATTGGTGTGGACACATTAAGTTACAAAACAGTATCGGCTAACAAAGCCACCAGAACCAAAGAATGGGTTGTGGTAGATGCTGACGGACAAAATTTAGGTCGTCTTGCTTCAAGAGTAGCATATCTACTTAGAGGAAAGCACAAGCCTAACTTCACCCCACATGTTGATTGCGGAGACAATGTAATTGTATTGAATGCGCAGGGAATCAACTTAACTGGAAAGAAATGGGACGCGAAAGAGTACATCCGTCACACAGGTTATCCAGGTGGTCAAAAGAGTCTGACAGCTTCAGAACTTTTCGAAAAAAGTCCTGAGAGACTAGTAGAAAAGTCAATTAAAGGGATGCTTCCTAAGAACAAACTTGGAGCAGAACTATTCAGAAATTTAAAGGTTTATGTAGGATCTGAACATGATCACGAAGCTCAAAAACCTAAAACTATTAACTTAAACGACGTTAAGTAATGGAGGTAATTCACAAAATTGGCCGTAGAAAAACTGCTGTGGCCCGTGTATATGTTTCAGAAGGACAGGGAAACATTACCGTAAACAAGAAAGACCTTAAAGATTACTTCACAACTGGACCACTTCTTTATAAAGTGAACCAGCCAATGATGCTTACCGAAAATGAAGGAAACTTCGACGTTAAAATTAACGTTTACGGTGGAGGTATCACTGGACAGGCTGAAGCAATCCGTCTGGCACTATCCAGAGCTATGGTGGCGCTAGACCAGGAAAATCATGGCGCACTTAAGCCAGAAGGTCTTCTTACTAGAGATCCACGTATGGTAGAACGTAAGAAATACGGACAGAAGAAAGCCCGTAAGAAATTCCAGTTCTCTAAACGTTAATATTATTACCGGGATATTTTCCGGGGAGTTCATAAAAAAATTAATTTTTTGTTGTTATTCTGTTCATGCCGGGCAGAAGTTAGTTTAGCATCTAAACAGTCAGGGCCATACTTTTAAGTAGCCACCTGGTTGTTGCTATCTCAACAGAACGTAAACTATTACAAAAATGGCAAACAAAGTAGAAGTAAAAGAATTACTTGATGCTGGTGTTCATTTTGGACACTTAACCAGACGTTGGAATCCAAATATGGCTCCATATATCTATATGGAACGTAACGGGATCCACATCATCAACCTATATAAAAGTGCTGCTAAAATGCAGGAAGCAGGTGATGCTCTTGCAAAGATCGCAGCAAGCGGAAGAAAGATCCTTTTCGTAGCTACAAAGAAACAAGCGAAAGAGATTGTTGCTGAGCAGGCGGAAAAGGCTAACATGCCTTATATCACTGAGCGTTGGCCTGGTGGTATGCTTACAAACTTCGTTACTATTCGTAAAGCTGTAAAGAAAATGGCTTCTATCGATAGAATGAAGAAAGACGGAACCTTTAACTCTCTTTCTAAAAAAGAACGTTTACAGGTAGATCGTCTTAGAGCTAAGCTAGAAAAGAACTTAGGTTCAATCTCAGACATGTCAAGACTTCCAGCTGCGCTTTTCGTTGTAGATACTACACGTGAGCACATTGCGATCAAAGAAGCACAAAAACTAAACATTCCAATTTTTGCGATGGTTGATACCAACTCAGATCCACGTGAGGTTGATTATCTAATTCCATCTAATGACGATGCTTCCAAATCCATTAGCAAAGTTGTTTCTTACGTTGCAGACGCTATCGTAAAAGGTCTTTCAGAAAGAAAATCTGAGAAACCAGCTAAGAAAAAAGAGGATTCTAATGCTTCAGAAGAGAAAAAAGCAAAACCTGCTGCTCCAAAAGCAGAGAAAGCTGAAGTTCCTTCTAAAGATGCCGAAGACAAAAAGGCAATGAAAGAGGCTAAGAATGATGTGAAGCTTGAATCTAAAAGTGAAACTTTAGACAAAGCCAAATCATCTAACGAAGAAGAATAAAATAACGTTTACATAAAATCTAAAAGTCGTTTAGCTTCTTTCTTTATAGTGAGTTTCTAAACGACTTTTTTCAATAAAAAAACAATATTATGGCTAAGATATCCGCCGCTGAAGTAAATAAATTAAGAAAAGCTACTGGTGCAGGAATGATGGACTGCAAGAAAGCATTAGTGGAAGCTGATGGTGATTTTGACGCTGCAATCGAATTGCTTCGTAAAAAAGGTCAGAAAGTAGCTGCAAAGAGAGCCGACAGAGATTCTTCTGAAGGTGCTGCAATTGCTCAGGTGAATACTGAAAATACCAGAGGTGTTATCATTTCCCTGAACTGTGAGACCGATTTCGTTGCTAAGAATGATGATTTCATCAAAATGGCTAACGATTTCGCTGCAATCGCTCTTAACTATTCTTCTAAAGAGGAATTTCTTAAAGCTGATTACAAAGGGATCACTGTAGAGGAAAAACTTACTGAACAAACTGGTGTAATTGGTGAGAAGATCGAAATTGGTGCTTTCAAAACTCTTGAAGCTCCTTTCGTAGGATCTTACATCCACGCTGGAAATAAGATTGCTGTTCTTACAGGTCTTTCTAAAAGCGTTGATGGAGCTGATGAAGCTGCGAAGAACGTTTCTATGCAAGCTGCTGCTATGAACCCGGTTGCTCTTAATGAAACTGGAGTTGATCAGGAAACTATCGATAAAGAGATCGAGATCGCTAAAGATACTTTGAGACAGGAAGGAAAGCCAGAAAATATGCTTGACAAGATCGCTCAGGGAAAACTTCAGCGTTTCTTTAAAGATAACACTTTGGTTCACCAGGCTTATATCAAAGAGAACAAGCAGAGCGTTGCTGAGTACGTGAAGTCTGTAGACAGCGAACTTGAAGTAGTTGCTTTCGAAAGAGTTGCTCTAGGATAATTTATTCTGAATACTATATCAAAAGAGGTTTTATGTATTTAAAACCTCTTTTTTTGTACTTATATTTTTGACTGCTCAGCTGAAATGTAACCATAGCTGAAGAATTTCAACTGAATTAAAAATCATCATTCATGACTGCAAGGCCATTTAAATTCAAACATTTTACAATAGAACAGGATCGTTGTGCCATGAAAATTGGAACAGACGGAGTGCTTCTTGGCGCCTGGTCTTCCCTTGCCCATCAACCTGAAAGCATCCTCGATATTGGCACAGGAACCGGACTTATTGCCCTGATGATGGCTCAAAGATCTGGTGCGGAACTTATTGATGCGCTTGAGATCGAAGAAAATGCTTACGAACAGGCTGTTGATAATTTTGAAAACAGTGACTGGGGTGACCGCTTATTCTGTTATCATGCAGCATTTGATGAATTTGTGGAAGAGATACATGATGAAGAGCATTACGATCTAATTCTTTCCAATCCTCCCTTTTATACTGAAGATTATAAAACAGGCGATGATCATCGAGATCAGGCCCGTTTTGCTGAAGCTTTGCCTCTCGCCGAATTATTAGAAGGCGCCTCCCTCCTGCTATCTAAAAACGGACGCTTTGATATGATCATTCCTTTTTCTGAAGAGGACACTGCGATTAAGATTGCCCAGACTCATAGATTATATCCTACAAGAATCACCAGAGTAAAGGGAAATGCCGAAGCACCCGTAAAAAGAAGTCTTATGAGCTTCAGCTTTGAGGAAACTTCAGCCGAAATTGAAGATCTTATCATTGAAATTTCCAGACATAACTATACTCCAGAATACACTAATCTGGTAAAGGATTTCTACCTGAAATTATAATTGCTTCTCAATAAAGACTTGGTTACATTTGTTAGAAACACTACACAATGAAACCAGATCTATTCCAGGCTCCTGATTATTACCAGATTGACGAGTTGCTCTCAAGTGAACATAAAATGGTTCGCGACGCTACCCGTGAATTTGTAAAAAGAGAAGTCTCCCCAATTATAGAGGAAGCAGCACAAACTGCCACATTCCCGAAACAGATTTTAAAAGGCCTTGCTGAAATTGGCGCTTTTGGACCTTACATTCCTGAAGAATACGGCGGTGCAGGACTTGACCAGATCTCCTACGGATTGATCATGCAGGAAATTGAGCGTGGAGACAGCGGAATTAGATCTACAGCTTCAGTACAATCTTCCCTGGTGATGTATCCAATTTTTCAATATGGAACTGAAGAACAACGAAAAAAGTATCTTCCAAAATTAGCTTCCGGAGAAATGGTAGGCTGTTTTGGTCTTACAGAACCGGATCATGGTTCAAATCCTGGAGGAATGACCACGAACTTTAAGGATATGGGGAATCATTATTTATTAAATGGTGCCAAAATGTGGATCTCAAACTCACCATTTGCTGATATTGGCGTAGTCTGGGCTAAAAATGAAGAAGGACGTATACACGGGCTGATCGTAGAGCGTGGAATGGAAGGATTCACCACTCCTGAAACTCATAACAAATGGTCTTTAAGAGCCAGTGCCACTGGAGAATTGATATTAGATAACGTAAAGGTGCCCAAGGAAAATTTATTACCAAATAAATCTGGATTGGGAGCTCCGCTTGGCTGTCTTGATTCGGCCAGATACGGTATCGCCTGGGGTGCTATTGGCGCTGCCATGGATTGTTACGATACTGCATTGCGTTATGCCAAGGAAAGAGAACAGTTTGGAGTGCCTATTGCTGCAAAGCAATTACAACAAAAAAAGCTAGCTGAAATGATCACTGAGATCACCAAAGCACAGTTAATGGCCTGGAGACTCGGAACTCTGAAAAATGAAGGCAAAGCCACCTCAGCCCAAATATCCATGGCAAAAAGGAATAATGTTGAAATGGCGATCAAAATCGCCCGGGAATCCAGACAAATCCTAGGTGGTATGGGTATTACCGGTGAATACAGCATTATGCGACATATGATGAACCTGGAAAGTGTAATTACTTATGAAGGAACTCATGATATTCATCTATTAATTACCGGACTGGATATTACCGGACACGCTGCATTTTAAACTGGCAATATAAACATACAAAGCGCTTTTGCTTTAAAGTATTCTTCTTTGAATTGCTACACTGAGCTTGTCGAAGCGCATTGAAATTGAACTAGCCTTCGACAAGCTCAGTCCGGCTATAAGTGACATTCTATACCGGTAAGCTGAAAAAATAAAATCCTATAACAAATCAACACAAGGGCAGCGTTTGCAACGTTTGCCCTTTTTATATTTCTCGCAGCATTTTGATTTTAGAGGTTTCGGCTTTTTAGCCACCACTCCGTCCACCTGTAAATACTCTACAGATTTTTCGGAATAGAAGATTAGCACTGCATTTAATAGCATATTTCAAAGTACAGATTTAAGTACAGGATTTAGTTAAACAAGCTGTAAAAACTGGCTAATGTTTTTATAATATGTGAGCTAGCTCTTAACTTTGCACGAAAATTACCTTATGATGATTAAAGAGATAAACGAAAGTTTAAAACCTCTAACCAACCAGTTAATTAATCATTCACTTTACCAGAAGATCGACAGTCCTGAACATCTGCAATTGTTTATGGAACATCATGTTTTTGCCGTATGGGACTTCATGTCTTTACTAACTGCTCTTCAGGAAAAACTTACTAAAACCACCAATCCGTGGCTGCCGGTAGGAGATCCGGAGACAAGGTACCTGATCAATGAGATCGTTCTCGCCGAGGAAACCGATATCAACTTGCAGGGAGAACGCCAGAGCCATTTTGAAATGTATCTGGATGCGATGAGCGCTGCGGGTGCAAACAAGTCCAAAATCGAGGATCTTTTAATGCAGGTAACTCATGGCACTGATATTTTCCTGATCATTGCGACTAGCAAATTACCAGTAAGCATCAAACAATTCCTGAAGCATACTTTCGAAGTAGTTTATAGCCAGGAACCACATAAGATCGCTTCTGCTTTCACCTTTGGACGCGAAGGTCTGATTCCAGATATGTTTACCTCAATCATTAGCAAAGTACAGCAAAAGTTCCCTGAAGAAGATCTTAGTCTGTTCAAATACTATTTTGATCGTCATATCGAACTGGATGAAGATGAGCATGGTCCAATGGCCTTTAGAATGGTTGAACAATTGTGCGGGAATGATGATAAAAAGTGGAAGGAGGTAAAAGCTGTTGCTGAAAAGTCTTTAAAAAGCAGACTTGAATTCTGGGACGGTATCAAAGCTGAAATTGAAGAGCGTAAAGTGTTACAAACCATTTAGGTTTAGAATAAATATTAAAAAAAGCCTGAAGTTAAAACTTCAGGCTTTTTTGTTATTCGGTCGTTGGAGCTATTCGAATCTCCAATCCTTCAAGTTCATCTGTTATAGGTATCTGGCAA from Christiangramia sp. OXR-203 harbors:
- a CDS encoding lipocalin family protein; protein product: MKRIMNVRVFCWLLLAGLLSQSCSKEDISQESQLKISNATTVTTADMVGSWDLTKMMADVEVDLDSTPGGSKNLLDETDCFNTMSITFDANGTFVSNNASMSFESGDGDDFSCLTDRMDSGTWNVVDNKLILNISINGSDYTHEKAIDLGSGTFAFDVSKIESDQYVNDPGNTRASEIRILMLEYTKVI
- the rplM gene encoding 50S ribosomal protein L13, which codes for MDTLSYKTVSANKATRTKEWVVVDADGQNLGRLASRVAYLLRGKHKPNFTPHVDCGDNVIVLNAQGINLTGKKWDAKEYIRHTGYPGGQKSLTASELFEKSPERLVEKSIKGMLPKNKLGAELFRNLKVYVGSEHDHEAQKPKTINLNDVK
- the rpsI gene encoding 30S ribosomal protein S9, producing MEVIHKIGRRKTAVARVYVSEGQGNITVNKKDLKDYFTTGPLLYKVNQPMMLTENEGNFDVKINVYGGGITGQAEAIRLALSRAMVALDQENHGALKPEGLLTRDPRMVERKKYGQKKARKKFQFSKR
- the rpsB gene encoding 30S ribosomal protein S2; the protein is MANKVEVKELLDAGVHFGHLTRRWNPNMAPYIYMERNGIHIINLYKSAAKMQEAGDALAKIAASGRKILFVATKKQAKEIVAEQAEKANMPYITERWPGGMLTNFVTIRKAVKKMASIDRMKKDGTFNSLSKKERLQVDRLRAKLEKNLGSISDMSRLPAALFVVDTTREHIAIKEAQKLNIPIFAMVDTNSDPREVDYLIPSNDDASKSISKVVSYVADAIVKGLSERKSEKPAKKKEDSNASEEKKAKPAAPKAEKAEVPSKDAEDKKAMKEAKNDVKLESKSETLDKAKSSNEEE
- the tsf gene encoding translation elongation factor Ts: MAKISAAEVNKLRKATGAGMMDCKKALVEADGDFDAAIELLRKKGQKVAAKRADRDSSEGAAIAQVNTENTRGVIISLNCETDFVAKNDDFIKMANDFAAIALNYSSKEEFLKADYKGITVEEKLTEQTGVIGEKIEIGAFKTLEAPFVGSYIHAGNKIAVLTGLSKSVDGADEAAKNVSMQAAAMNPVALNETGVDQETIDKEIEIAKDTLRQEGKPENMLDKIAQGKLQRFFKDNTLVHQAYIKENKQSVAEYVKSVDSELEVVAFERVALG
- a CDS encoding tRNA1(Val) (adenine(37)-N6)-methyltransferase, producing MTARPFKFKHFTIEQDRCAMKIGTDGVLLGAWSSLAHQPESILDIGTGTGLIALMMAQRSGAELIDALEIEENAYEQAVDNFENSDWGDRLFCYHAAFDEFVEEIHDEEHYDLILSNPPFYTEDYKTGDDHRDQARFAEALPLAELLEGASLLLSKNGRFDMIIPFSEEDTAIKIAQTHRLYPTRITRVKGNAEAPVKRSLMSFSFEETSAEIEDLIIEISRHNYTPEYTNLVKDFYLKL
- a CDS encoding acyl-CoA dehydrogenase family protein, which produces MKPDLFQAPDYYQIDELLSSEHKMVRDATREFVKREVSPIIEEAAQTATFPKQILKGLAEIGAFGPYIPEEYGGAGLDQISYGLIMQEIERGDSGIRSTASVQSSLVMYPIFQYGTEEQRKKYLPKLASGEMVGCFGLTEPDHGSNPGGMTTNFKDMGNHYLLNGAKMWISNSPFADIGVVWAKNEEGRIHGLIVERGMEGFTTPETHNKWSLRASATGELILDNVKVPKENLLPNKSGLGAPLGCLDSARYGIAWGAIGAAMDCYDTALRYAKEREQFGVPIAAKQLQQKKLAEMITEITKAQLMAWRLGTLKNEGKATSAQISMAKRNNVEMAIKIARESRQILGGMGITGEYSIMRHMMNLESVITYEGTHDIHLLITGLDITGHAAF
- a CDS encoding DUF3050 domain-containing protein, with amino-acid sequence MIKEINESLKPLTNQLINHSLYQKIDSPEHLQLFMEHHVFAVWDFMSLLTALQEKLTKTTNPWLPVGDPETRYLINEIVLAEETDINLQGERQSHFEMYLDAMSAAGANKSKIEDLLMQVTHGTDIFLIIATSKLPVSIKQFLKHTFEVVYSQEPHKIASAFTFGREGLIPDMFTSIISKVQQKFPEEDLSLFKYYFDRHIELDEDEHGPMAFRMVEQLCGNDDKKWKEVKAVAEKSLKSRLEFWDGIKAEIEERKVLQTI